The DNA segment attaattattttgagggtagagaagtttctgcatatcccatgtcaccgtgagaacattgagaacacttatttagtgtctttCGCCACTctgtgccttcatacaattgtgtacataattgtaacAATCGCTAATTAGGGGGTGATCAGTTACTAGGTAAcgaagatggtgtcaagatacctctgAGGTCtgcgctatatatatatctgttacaagtcatttcaatgtatggttcatgatTATATGAATTGTTGCTTATTCTGTATTtagggaaagggttaagctACCCACGAATTCAATATCGCATTTCTACGAGTCATTCCGCAAAAGTATACCTTCGAAGTATattcgctatacggtaatccaATGTCTATACTTACATTATATTATTATCGTATAGTAGGTATTTTTCTTtagtgcaaattttcgtatatgAACTGCCCAATTGTAATACTCGTATGAACTGCCCAATTGTAATACTCGTACgaacataataatttagtTTAGATTTTTTAAATTCTACGTGTGTCTCTATTTTCGACACTGTGCACTCCCTATACATACCAGGCATGCAAGAAGTCGAAGGACAATCATGCATGCGTTTCATTTTAGTGAGCTCAGTGCTGTGAAATATTTTATGATGCACAGGAAAAATAACAGTAGCTGTAATAAATAAAGGTGGCAACGTAATTTTGAAGCTGTATAAATATGTCTATAATGACTGTTGctgtacacaaataattagaTTTTGCAGCGTCATAAACATGGCTACGTTTtagacagtgcatgcatgtggggaCTGACCAAGCATTCATTTGTTGGGTGTGTATCATAAAACCAAACATTCGTAGACCAAGCATTCATGTCATTATGTACATGTGGGGTGaatgatttttttttatttcatGCTAGGAGATTTTGAAACTTAGTAAATGTGGCTAGATTGTAGACAGTGGGGACTGACCAAGCATTCATTTGTTGGGTGTGTATCATAACCAAATTCGTAGACCAAGCATTCAtgtcattgtgtacatgtgggGTGAAtgaatttttttttatttcatGCTGGGAGATTTTGAAACTTAGTAAATGTGGCTAGATTGTAGACAGTGGGGACTGACCAAGCATATGTAGGGTGCGTGCACTGCTCATGACCAAGCATTAATAGACCAAGCATTCATATATGGAGTAGACGTATTGTTTTTCTGGAGTACACAGATTGGTAAAAGTGATAGCAAAGTGTTACCACAATAAGGTGAACGATATAGTCATCGACGATTAGACGAAGTATTGGCTAGTGCTGACTACCTGTTCTTGCAGGTATTTTAAACATGGAAGGTGCCAAATGTTTTATATAGGCCGTTGTGTATTGCATGCTTtttgctgcatataattattatagcacacTCTATTTTTTACAGTATATAGATTCGCCCTCGGttctgatgtagtggacaataacaataataataatttatgtggCTTTCTATGGGGTAGCTAGCCTATACATTATAAGACCTAACACGAACTGGCTAAAAAACTCTACAAATCTATATTATCTGGAACTTGTTAGATCAAAGAGCAAAAGAAGCTACTTCAACAAATATACACTTTTTAACATTTTTAGCTGTGTAATTAactttgtttgtttgtttatgttttttttgttttgtttttttttgtcTGTAATTCTTTTCAGGGCTCTCAGGAAGaccagcaataattattgctgatgagACTTTCGATCCCTGTTTAAATAAAATATTACTACTAGACTACTAGTATTACGTATACATTAGTATTCAGTTGCAcatcgtcaaggcagtaatttatggcgcaatattagtgccaaaattagagtatatacgtatttgtatctagggggtactctttttgtaaactggtatagaaaataaacattcaggggtacactttttAGTGTAGACTATCACTTGGGGGTACTCTTATCAgtttaggtacacaaataattctTTTGAGGGTACCTACTCTTCCATATTATAATGACCTGAAGAGTACTGaactaaaaagagtaccctcaaataaaaagagtataccctcaaataaaaaAGAGTACcatcaaataaaaagagtacccccaaataATTTCTAAGGTTTAAAGTACACGCACTTTAACCTCTACTTAGAGGTGTGGCTTGTATTTCTATTTAGAGCGCCCCTTAGAATTGTGAGCAATTATTATTAAGGTTATTGAACAGTCCCTTGGAAGTCTGGTGTGGAAGCTGCTGATAGCTGATTTATAGAGAACTGTTGACTGATATTGTTGATGGCTCGTTGAGTCAAACAGAGGCCGAAGCCCTGGGCTATGTAGCACACGCTGTCTTTAGAGGACATGCTGGTGGCAAGACCATACAGTTGCGAGCAGATTTTGTACACCTACCTTAGCTTCTGAAGAAGTGGGAAGGCCTTCATCAGATCCCTTATGATTGATTACAATAAGTGTTCTAAGGGACTACCAAAAATTGAtgtttattattaatttttatgagactagataaaaaaattataattacggtgctaagtaataattattacatagaCAAAAAGGTACATTGTACTTGAAGTCTAAGGATGTGCTCTAAATAGAAATACAAGTAGAGGTTAAAGTACGTGAACTTTAACCTCAGAAATtatttgggggtactctttttatttgagggtactctttttattttgAGGGTACTCTTTTATTttggggtactctttttagttCAGTATGGAAAAATATATTTTAGGGTACTCATGGAAGAGCAGGTACCCTCAAAagaattatttgtgtacctaaaGTGATAAGATTACCTCCAAGTGATAGTCTACACTaaaaagtgtacccctgaatgtttattttctatataaattataccagtttacaaaaagagtaccccctagatacaaatacgtatatactctaattttggcactaatattgcgccatagtaattgcacgtcgacgagcaattactgccttgacgactgcacgttcgaataacagccgcggctaattttttactgaaactgcaactacaaactgcatcacaaacgattaacaatcaaatagtatggctactcgtgcaataagggattaattaAAGGTGCCTATTAATtatatgccagcataattctcaccccaaaaaatgtgcctattttATGTTCAAACTACCAAcccaactataataattattatctattagctattttttacattttcttttatacgcccttaaTTTGTAGTAAACCTGCTCCTGGCAACACTGGCTCTTCATAAGAAGCAAaatggtacaataataatgaaGCAAAATGAGGAGAAAAatttaataaaaaaaaaaggtaaTAAAAagcaaattaattttgttgtcaCTGTATTTTTATAGTATAGCTTAATTAGTTTTAAATGCAAGGGTTCTAATTTTGTCGTGCTAtaaagtatatatagctattgcgtgggccctcgggcattatcAAGTGCCAATTGAATGTTATTATACACTGCGCATCCATTATTTTTAGGCAAATATCTTGTGACATAAACTTTGTGTCGCCAGAGTTGATTGGGTCTTGTAAATTAATGTCTTCATCAGTAATAACAAACTATAATACATCACGTATGGAGATGTCTACTAGAAAGTCAACATACGTAAGAACTAAAATCTGAATTCAATTGGGTCCTTCCAACCTTTCCCCAAACTAGATACAAAACCAATGTGTTTGATCAAGTCTGGCACAACCATTAACTGCTTTAAACCTTGCTTCATCACAAACGTATCCAGAGCAATATCTACTGGAAATGATAATGAACAAGTGACTGAGTTCAAGTAGTTAATCAAGTTGCTTATGTGCTCCTGGGGGTACAAAACAGCTGGTGTACAGCAGCCTGGCGCAGGTACAATGAAGTTGAAGTGAAAGGAAATATTTCCAAGTAAAACTAGCCAATGAGGTCTCCCTAGTGTCCACAGAGTGTACATAGAAAAGATGAAAGAGAGTGTGACTAATAAAATGAGATCACATTTTTTGGGATAATTGGTGTGTCTATTCTTGCAGACTATTTGCACAAAGTAAGCGACAGACGTGAGCACAAAAGATCCAATGAGTGAAGTTAGTATCAACTCTTTAATAATATGCAATTCGTTACTCCAGCCCTGCCACTTTGGAGGGTAGAAGAGTTTTAAAAATGCCCAGTCTTGCTTGTAGTGCGGCATACGTTGCTTTAGTATAAATTGCAATCGAGTCATGAAATAAGGCAAGGGTAAGGCATCATCTTCGAAAATTACTGTGTATCTGGCTTTTTTCTTGTAACACCATTGGAGAGCAAACACTAAATCTTCTTTTTCCTTTGAAAACTTGTCTACAGTTGCACTCTGCTTAGGATTAGATATGACTGAAATAGTGCTTGACAGTTTTAACGCTTCTAGGTGGGTGGATCCTTCAGCATTGTACAGGGCAAACACGGAATTTGTTCCAGCTAATTGAGTAACAAGGCCTGCCACAACTTGAGTAAGAAACTCCATGTTGGCTGGTCGGCTTATGCTTACAACAATAAAGCAGAACTCTGGCAGGACACTAGGATCTTTAAAGATTGAAAAGGGATTAGACAGCACAATATTGGCTTCTTGCAAACGAACGAAGTTGTCTTCCAAGTTTCTCTGCTTGTCTCTTTCAGGTGTGGACTGGTAGAATTTGGAATAAGGCAAGTCCTTTCCTATGTAGGGCACAACCAATTACAGCAATTATCGCATAAGtcagaacaacaacaacaacaaacaTCCTTTTAGCAGAACACATTGTGGAGGAATCAGGAATGAGCAGAGGAATGAGGTTATAATCATGACAACATCCTCATTAACCTCGATTCCAGACCGCATTAAAAtactggaatcgaggctacacgtACCCCGCCTCAAcccaagcttttaggttgaggcgggtattcgagactaagaCTGCAGTACAGTACTGATCATATCGAAGCAGGGAAGCAGGAGACTAGAGCAGAGTGCAAACTAGtgcagtgagtgcatgcaAGAGTGTCAGCATGGCATCGTCAAGTCTTTATGGAAATCGTAATGTCAATGCATGGGGTGGTTTGCCTGCTCCTGGGGAGCTGTCCCCCTACAGTGTCAGTATGGATGTGGACATAGACCGCATTGAGAAACTCAGTCACACCCAGGGACTAAGTGCGAACAAGCTGTTAGTTACTAGAAGAGATACAAAGTTCCCAGTCATAGTGAAGACACGGTCTCGACTGGTTATAGAATCTGCAGCTCTGGTCTACAATGAGAGCAAGAGTGTGCCCCTTACTGTGGAGAGCCAGATAAACCGTGTATACGGGACAGTGCTTGAGGTGAGATTGATTGTTGTATTTTCGATACATGAGAGCTTGTTTTTCAGTCCATTCTCAATTCGTTTTATTCCCCATGTGCATTTTTGAAAATGTGTCACCTATAGAAAAATTAGAGCACCCTCATCTTTGTGCATGCTCCAAATGTACCTATTTAACGTTGGGAATTCTGgggattgagcaataattatgactcagtgctatagctagcttgagTGCAAGTTTTGTGGagatgtacaatgtacaatgtaggtgCAAAAAAATTATTCATGCAGAACTTTGACCTCAGGAAAAAATTTAGCTTTGTCTTGGACGTACGCTAAGCCTTATTCTAAATGGGTGTTTGCCATTAGATTTGCAAAGAAAACAGAAAACAGATAGGATCATTGATGAACTACAGCATATTCCGTTCATAGTTGATGAATTGATTCTTGAGACGGTTTCATATGAGTTCAATGCCTCATACAAAATTAAAGACTGGAGCGCAATTAACTGTTATGTCTGAGTCAGCAATACATGGACAGGCAGACAGATGACACACTGATGACACACTGTTGTAACCCGTAGTTGCCTACTCGTGTTTATAGAATGGCTGTATCAACTTTGTTACAACCTCATTTCCCCTGCAGTTGTCTATCCCAGTGGATGCTCCAGTCACCCTGTACACACTGATCGTTGATGGACAGTTTGAGAACAAGCAACCGTTCTCAGTGACCCTCTCTGAACAGGTTGTCGTACTATTCAATGCCTGGTCACACGAGGATGGTGTGTTCATGGAAGAAGAGGACTGGAGACAAGAGTATGTTCTGGAGACCAATGGGAGAGTCTACGCTGGAGATAGGTGATGGTTGTATGTTACTTTCATTCTTTAATCACCTAtaacacctacatgtataacatcaACCAAACTAGCCATTTTAAAGTGCATATACAACTATTTGCTTTCAATTTCTTGTTAGATACGGGATGGCTTGGAATCTTGCCCTCTATCAACCTGATTCTCTGAGAGCCACACTATTTCTCCTGGAATCTCTGGCTAAGCTCACCTTTGAGGAGAAGAAGAATCCCATTCTTGTGGCTAGAGAGATGTCTGCACTTGTGAACATGCAAGACGAGAATGGGGTGCTGCATGGACGTTGGGATGGCGACTACGCAGATGGACAACCCCCTAATTTCTGGAGAGGAAGTGGACAAATCTTAGAGCAGTTTTTCCGCTCAAAGGGTGAGCCAGTGAGGTATGGACAGTGCTGGGTGTTCTCTGGTGTGCTGCTGAGTGTTTTGAGGATCCTGGGCATTCCCAGTCGCTCTGTAACCAACTTCAACTCTGCCCACGACACCAATCGCAACAGAACCATCGATTTCTACTACGATGAGAACGGTGATGAACTCGAGTATCTCAAGACAGGCGACGACTCAATTTGGTATGTGACTATTATAGTTATTCCACTGTCGTACTGAAGCCAGAAAGTGTACAAATGATGACCTATGTTGTACATATTTCCCAGGAACTTCCATGTTTGGAATGATGCTTGGATGAGTCGACCAGACCTCCCTGCTGGGTTTGGAGGCTGGCAAGCTTTGGATGCTACTCCTCAAGAGGAGAGTCCACAGGGTGGAGGGTACAGGACCGGACCAGCTCCACTCAAGGCCATTAAAGATGGCAACTCTCTTCTGTTTGATACTAACTTCCTCATTGCAGAGGTGAGCAAACCTGTTGAATTTCTCGTCAGTGCTCCAACTCTgaccatagataaaagagttAAATGAATTGGCAACGAATCACGTGCTGCATATAAAATGCACATACTGAGCTAAGATACAGCCTCTTAACCCCGGGAACTACTTTTATGGCTGTTTTGGAAAATTTAAATCCCCCCCaactttattattattattattatttaatgCCCCTTTATAGTAGGTATCATTTGGCTATTATTTTTTCCCCGATTGCTTAAGAAAGTAGCAAGAGGTACAGAACATTCTTTTTCACTGTTTTAGGATGtttctattattatagctacatgtaaaactgCCTAAGTAAGTGTACCGTGTCTCATGTATATATCCTTAAGTATCAAATAGAAGTAAAAGTTCAGCAACAGGTTTCTCAAcctgacagtaagacaataTGTGTCTCCTTTGGCCATTTTTTCCACGTTACAGTAGGCGGCCTCGATTAAATCTCGGACGAAAtgcggatagttttcgaggcgcTTAGTGTTGCCTAACCTTCTATCTATGCTCTGACCCAGCACCAAGTGGTCAAGGAAGACGTAGTATTGTTTCCGTGGAAGCCACTGTTGTGTGGGTCTTGGTATTACAGCTGTGTAGCTGTGGGTATGCACAATTTTAATCAGTAAAGTGTTGATTGACCATTGGCATGTAGGTGGCCTTGGGTGGCCTTGCCCAATTTATGCTCAAAATGTTGCCTAGTCTCCAAGTCTCATGCATTCTTACCAATTAGTCTTTAATTCTTACCCATTAGTCTCAAATCATCAACgagaattatactgcaacatcacagatttttttcttctttctttaTAAAATTTAATGCAGAGCATAGGTGCGTACCAACTTATACTGCAACATCACagattttttttttctttctttataaaaTTTAATGCAGAGCATAGGTGCGTACCAACTAGCAGCTGAGAGCTAATATTAAGGTAGCCCTAACAAAAAACAGCAAAAGGCAAAacacaaaaaacaaaagtAACTAAAAGGTACAGGCAGTGACAAGGACAGTGACATACAAATTAAGTAACAGACACAAAACTGTAAGTAAGGGCAAGCAGACAATTAGTTATAAGTAAGtaattaattgaaacagtCCCGCACATGAGCCTTAAAACTAAGTAAACTACTTGCAGAGACGGCACTGCTTGGTAGGGAATTCCAGAGTGGAACCACATTTACGAAGAATGATGATTGATGAGACAGATGCTTCTATATAAGAAGTATTATTGGTGAAAGAAATCTTAGAAAAAAGTCAACAGTACTACTAGCACCTTCCATACGTATATATTCATATGCTCAGAAGTACGTGTAAAGGTTGCATTATTCATGCTATTGAGCTTCTATATATAAAGTACTTTCTACCAACATTTGGTAAAAATTGCCTAATAGGCTAATTAATACTTTGTGCCTATTAGGCTGgcataatgctcaatgctccactgcacctattagtctcaaaattctagcataattgggcaaggcctagcCTTGGGTTCTAGTCAATGTGGAGGGAGGACACAATTAGCACTTAATTTATGACCTAATTAAATTCTTTAAATGATTCTGTTATTGGACTCACCTACCTACGTGACCTAAGCTATAAGATTTGTGGAGTTGTGTGGAATAATTAGTGCCCATTAGGCCCTGGTAAATTATGCTCCTTTTTCTGCCTATTAtgcctattatgcttttgAGAAGTGGAGCCTAATGGGCACTAATTATTCCATACAACTCCCCAAATTCAGCCTATTATGCTCGTCGAAAGAACCCATTATATGCCCCATATTGACGTCATAAATAATATTTTTTCAGCAATAGttgttgtattgtacatttCAATACAACAAGAGATAATTGCATTTGTAACATAACTGAAGACAAAAGATTCTTCTAGAAGTATGTAAAAGAGGCATTTAAAAGAGAAAAAACACGTTCAGCAGAAGCAGAGGACCGTTGCATTTGCACCAAACTGACCAAATTCAAAATTTTAACCCTATTATGCTtcaattatgccagcataatgaCCTAACCTATTATGCCCcaaattatgctggcataatttgccagggcctaGTGCCCATAAGGTTAATTGTGTCCTCCCTAGCTCCTCTGGGTTGTTGGGGCGAGCCCTGAGGCTCGATCCATAGTAGCGAGTAGTACAGAGACTTGCGGTGTGATCCTGTTTGCACATTCATTTTAATTTGTTGAGAGAGAAAGTGTTCAGGTATACATATATGTATGATtctgtctgtttgtttttATTTGTTGACAGGTAAAATTTATTTGTTTGGCTCTGTAAATTTAGAAAGTAAACTATTTTGCACACAGGTGAATGCTGACATCAAGAAGTACAGTGTGGGGAGTGATGGAGCCCCTCGCCTGTTTGAGGTGGACAAGAAAACTGTAGGACAGGGCATCTCCACTAAAAAAGTCGGTTCctggaggagggaggacatcACACATCTGGTGAGGAAATATCTGGGGACTgtacaaatgaaagcaccgcgcgcgtgtgctgatgcctcggtggagatacGTAGCATtactgcataattatcatgatgaacattttgttTTGAGAATCACGGGGAAACtcaagagtgggtaatgatcgaccatgattgttgttaaaaacgatcgatgccaaaagttaaaAAAATTAACGggtgcatcagcagagccttgcagctctcttctcactcttgcagctactagtagctagcgttctagtgcagagctatattttgttgttgtacatgtacactgtaactactaagtagagtagcaacactc comes from the Halichondria panicea chromosome 4, odHalPani1.1, whole genome shotgun sequence genome and includes:
- the LOC135335663 gene encoding post-GPI attachment to proteins factor 4-like, giving the protein MEFLTQVVAGLVTQLAGTNSVFALYNAEGSTHLEALKLSSTISVISNPKQSATVDKFSKEKEDLVFALQWCYKKKARYTVIFEDDALPLPYFMTRLQFILKQRMPHYKQDWAFLKLFYPPKWQGWSNELHIIKELILTSLIGSFVLTSVAYFVQIVCKNRHTNYPKKCDLILLVTLSFIFSMYTLWTLGRPHWLVLLGNISFHFNFIVPAPGCCTPAVLYPQEHISNLINYLNSVTCSLSFPVDIALDTFVMKQGLKQLMVVPDLIKHIGFVSSLGKGWKDPIEFRF